CTATAAAGGGGCGAGCATACTGCTGGCGCGCAAGAACTTTGGCTGCGGCTCCAGCCGCGAGCACGCGCCGTGGGCCATTCAGCAGTACGGCTTTCGGGCGTTGATCGCACCGAGCTTCGCCGACATCTTTTTCAACAACTGCTTCAAGAACGGGTTGTTGCCGATCGTGCTGCCCGAGTCGACGGTCGACCGGCTGTTCCACGAGGTGCAGGCCTTCCCCGGCTACGAGCTGACGATCGACCTGGAACGCCAGGTGGTGATCGAGCCCAACGGCCACGAAATCCCGTTCGAGGTGCAGCCCTTCCGCAAATACTGCCTGCTCAACGGGCTGGACGACATCGGCCTGACGCTGCGCCACGCGGACAAGATCCGCGCGTTCGAAGCCGAGCGGCTCGCGCGTTACCCGTGGCTCGCGCGCACGTTCGCGGCCTGAGCCGCGCCGCCGTCGTCCCGCTGTCCCCGCCCCCGTTTCTGACCCCCAACGCTCCATGAAAGTCGCGATCCTGCCCGGTGACGGCATCGGCCCCGAAATCATCGACGAGGCCGTCAAGGTCCTCAAGGCCTTGAACCTGCCGCTGGAAATGGCCACCGCCCCGGTGGGCGGCGCCGCGTACGCGGCCAGCGGCCATCCGTTGCCGGACGCGACGCTGGCGCTGGCGCGCGAGGCCGATGCCGTGCTGTTCGGCGCGGTGGGCGACTGGAAGTACGACACGCTGCCGCGGCACTTGCGCCCGGAGCAGGCGATCCTGGGCCTGCGCAAGCACCTCGGGCTATTCGCGAACCTGCGCCCGGCCATCTGCTACCCGCAACTCACACACGCCTCCAGCCTCAAGCCGGAGCTGGTCGCGGGGCTCGACATCCTGATCGTGCGCGAGCTCACGGGCGACATCTATTTCGGCCAGCCGCGCGGCCGGCGCACCGCGCCCGACGGCGCCTTCGCCGGCGCCGAGGAAGCGTTCGACACCATGCGCTACAGCCGCCCGGAAATCGAGCGCATCGCGCGCGTCGCCTTCGAGGCGGCGCGGCGACGCCACGGCGGCCGTGGTGGCAAGGTCACGAGCGTCGACAAGGCCAACGTGCTGGAGACCTTCCAGTTCTGGAAAGACGTCGTCACCGAGGTCCACCGCGACTACCCCGACGTCGAGCTCGAACACATGTACGTCGACAACGCGGCGATGCAACTGGTCAAGGCGCCGAAAAAATTCGACGTCATCGTCACCGGCAACATGTTCGGCGACATTCTGTCGGACGAGGCAGCGATGCTGACCGGCTCGATCGGGATGCTGCCGTCCGCGAGCCTGAACGAACGCGGCCAGGGCCTGTACGAGCCCAGCCACGGCAGCGCGCCGGACATCGCGGGGCAAGGCATCGCCAACCCGCTGGCGACCATCCTGTCGGCCGCGATGATGCTGCGCTATTCGCTGCAGCGGCCCGACGCCGCGGCGCGCATCGAAGCCGCGGTGCAGCGCGTGTTGGCCGATGGCCTGCGCACGCCGGACATCCACAGCGACGGCACGCGCCGCGTCGGCACCGCCGAGATGGGCGACGCGGTCGTGCGCGCGCTCAGCGCATAAGGCGGCGCCAAATCGGGCGGCGGCTCGGGCGGGGGCTCAGCCCCGTGCCGGCTACGCCGGGGTGGTTTCAGCCCGCACCCAGTCCGCATAGGCGCGGTTTGCGTGCGCCAGGGGCACCGTCAGGATCGCGGGCACTTCGTACGGATGCGCCTGCGCCAGCGTCGCCTCCAGTGCCGCGCGCCGGGCTGCCGTCGTCTTGAGCACCAGCCGGTACTCGGGCTCGTGCTGCACCGCACCCTGCCAGACGTAGACGCTCTCGATCGGCGACACCTGCGCGCACGCGGCCAGCCGCTTCTCCACGGCCAGATGGGCCAGCCGCAGCGCATCGGCGCGGCTGCCGGTCGTCGTGACCACGGCGACGAGGTCGGTCATCGGTTCGGCTTCGCTCAGGGACGAAAGCGTCATGGGTGTCGGGTCGCGCAGGGGCGTGGTTGTCAGGTTCGCAACAGGCGCGCTGGGCTACAATGCCATCATTATGCGCACCGTGGCGCCCGTTTTTCGCACCGCTGCCCCCCGTCCGGCCCCTGCCCGGGCGCTCGTGGGCGCGTGCACCGGCGTCAAAACCACGACCACCATTACCGGCTGATCCCAGCCTGGTTCGTCGTGCGCCCCTCCCGGCCAGACGAGCCGGGCAGTGACAGGAAACTTCTCCACTTCCTCCTCTGAAAGGGCACACGCAATGAGCAACGTTGGCAATCGGGTCGGCCTGGTCGGCTGGCGCGGCATGGTCGGCTCGGTCCTGATGGACCGCATGGTCGCCGAAGGCGATTTCGATCACATCGAGCCGGTCTTCTTCTCCACCTCCAACGCGGGCGGCGCCGCTCCGGCGCAGGCCAAGACCCACCGCACGCTGCAGGACGCGCACGACATCGCGGCGCTGTCGCAGTGTGACATCATCATCACCTGCCAAGGGGGTGACTACACCAAAGCGGTCTATCCCCAGCTGCGCGCCGCCGGCTGGCAGGGCCACTGGATCGATGCCGCGAGCGCCCTGCGCATGGAGCCGGATGCGGTCATCGTGCTCGACCCTGTGAATGAGCACGTGATCCGCAAGGCGCTGGCCGCGGGCGGCAAGAACTGGATCGGGGGCAACTGCACCAACTCGATCCTGCTGATGGGGTTGAACGGCCTGTTCCGCGAAAACCTCGTCGAGTGGGTCAGCTCGATGACCTACCAAGCGGCCAGCGGCGCGGGCGCCAACAACATGCGCGAGCTCGTCAAGGGCATGGGCGTGATCCATGCCGCCGTGGCCGACGAGCTGGCCAACCCGGCCTCGGCGATTCTGGAAATCGACCGCAAGGTGGCCAAGGCGATCCGCGAGGACGTGCCGACCGAGTACTTCGGCGCGCCGCTGGCCGGCAGCCTCATCCCCTGGATCGACGTGCAGCTCCCCAACGGCCAGTCCAAGGAAGAGTGGAAGGGGCAGGCCGAGGTCAACAAAATCCTGGGCACGACGCAGACCATCCCCGTCGACGGCCTGTGCGTGCGCATCGGCGCGATGCGCTGCCACAGCCTGGCGCTGACGCTCAAGCTCAAACGCGACCTGCCGCTGGAAGAGATCGAAGCCATCATCCGCAGCGGCAACCCGTGGGTCAAGTGGGTGCCCAACGACCGGGCGATCACCGTGCGCGAGCTGACGCCCGCCACCATCACCGGCACGCTGCAGGTGGGCGTGGGGCGCGTGCGCAAGCTCAACATGGGCCCGGAATATGTTTCCGCCTTCGTGATCGGCGACCAGCTGCTGTGGGGCGCGGCCGAGCCGCTGCGGCGCATGCTGCGCATCCTGCTGGGCGTCTGACGGCAAACGGGCGCAATCCCGCGCCCGTTCAATAACGTCAAACGGCTCACTCGTTGTGCGCAAACAACGACGATGGCAAATTAACCCTTCATCATGGCATCTGCACGGTTCTTCAGCTTGTTGCTGTAAGGCTTTGATGCTAAGTTCGACACTCCATTGAGCCGTTGTCGAGATGTTTTCCCGAAAGACCCCCTTATCCATCCCCCGACGAGCCCAGCGCAATGCGCGGGCGTATCGCGCCCCGAACGGCGATATCCGCGACGACCAACCCCGAACGACATTGCGGCACGTCACGCTGGCAATACTCGCCGCGACGGCCCTTGCCGATCCGGTTTGGGCACTGTCGCTCGGACGTGCCACGGTGCAGTCGATCCTGGGAGAACCGCTTCGGGCGGAAATCGAAGTACCCTCGATCGACGATACCGAGGC
This region of Tepidimonas taiwanensis genomic DNA includes:
- the leuB gene encoding 3-isopropylmalate dehydrogenase, which gives rise to MKVAILPGDGIGPEIIDEAVKVLKALNLPLEMATAPVGGAAYAASGHPLPDATLALAREADAVLFGAVGDWKYDTLPRHLRPEQAILGLRKHLGLFANLRPAICYPQLTHASSLKPELVAGLDILIVRELTGDIYFGQPRGRRTAPDGAFAGAEEAFDTMRYSRPEIERIARVAFEAARRRHGGRGGKVTSVDKANVLETFQFWKDVVTEVHRDYPDVELEHMYVDNAAMQLVKAPKKFDVIVTGNMFGDILSDEAAMLTGSIGMLPSASLNERGQGLYEPSHGSAPDIAGQGIANPLATILSAAMMLRYSLQRPDAAARIEAAVQRVLADGLRTPDIHSDGTRRVGTAEMGDAVVRALSA
- the asd gene encoding aspartate-semialdehyde dehydrogenase, coding for MSNVGNRVGLVGWRGMVGSVLMDRMVAEGDFDHIEPVFFSTSNAGGAAPAQAKTHRTLQDAHDIAALSQCDIIITCQGGDYTKAVYPQLRAAGWQGHWIDAASALRMEPDAVIVLDPVNEHVIRKALAAGGKNWIGGNCTNSILLMGLNGLFRENLVEWVSSMTYQAASGAGANNMRELVKGMGVIHAAVADELANPASAILEIDRKVAKAIREDVPTEYFGAPLAGSLIPWIDVQLPNGQSKEEWKGQAEVNKILGTTQTIPVDGLCVRIGAMRCHSLALTLKLKRDLPLEEIEAIIRSGNPWVKWVPNDRAITVRELTPATITGTLQVGVGRVRKLNMGPEYVSAFVIGDQLLWGAAEPLRRMLRILLGV
- the cutA gene encoding divalent-cation tolerance protein CutA — protein: MTLSSLSEAEPMTDLVAVVTTTGSRADALRLAHLAVEKRLAACAQVSPIESVYVWQGAVQHEPEYRLVLKTTAARRAALEATLAQAHPYEVPAILTVPLAHANRAYADWVRAETTPA
- the leuD gene encoding 3-isopropylmalate dehydratase small subunit; the protein is MEPFTLHKGIVAPIDRENVDTDAIIPKQFLKSIRKTGFGPNLFDEWRYLDQPGQPGVPESQRKPNPDFVLNQPRYKGASILLARKNFGCGSSREHAPWAIQQYGFRALIAPSFADIFFNNCFKNGLLPIVLPESTVDRLFHEVQAFPGYELTIDLERQVVIEPNGHEIPFEVQPFRKYCLLNGLDDIGLTLRHADKIRAFEAERLARYPWLARTFAA